A single Terriglobales bacterium DNA region contains:
- a CDS encoding ChbG/HpnK family deacetylase: protein MKRLIVNADDFGMTPGVNRAVVEAHRHGMVTSASLMATGDAFEEAVRLAGQYEVSVGCHVVLLEGSPLLPPHQIPRLAVCDAEGRARFQRSLGEFIRAATTGHLPGEEITREATAQIQKLRNAGIHVTHVDTHKHAHVFPEVFRPLMRAAVACGVGAMRNPFEPPQTMRWGEVLFRPALWSRYLPVRTLRIFAAEFQHQAAWHGLRTPDGTIGITLTGFLNKPLLLELLRRVPEGTWELCCHPAYEDAQWHALGPRPGSGHRELELFASAELRRCAESLGIELISYPELEPVTQSVAA, encoded by the coding sequence ATGAAGCGACTGATCGTCAATGCCGACGATTTCGGCATGACCCCCGGCGTAAACCGCGCCGTGGTCGAGGCGCACCGGCACGGGATGGTGACTTCCGCCTCGTTGATGGCCACCGGCGACGCTTTCGAGGAAGCCGTGAGGCTGGCGGGACAGTACGAAGTCAGCGTCGGCTGTCACGTCGTTCTGCTGGAGGGGTCACCGTTACTGCCGCCTCATCAGATTCCCCGCCTCGCAGTTTGCGATGCTGAAGGCCGCGCCCGGTTCCAGCGCAGCCTGGGCGAGTTCATCCGCGCCGCCACCACCGGACACCTGCCGGGAGAAGAAATCACGCGCGAAGCAACCGCGCAAATTCAAAAGCTCCGGAACGCCGGCATCCACGTTACGCATGTCGATACGCACAAGCACGCGCACGTTTTCCCGGAGGTCTTCCGGCCGCTGATGCGCGCAGCCGTGGCGTGCGGCGTCGGCGCCATGCGCAATCCGTTCGAGCCGCCGCAGACCATGCGGTGGGGCGAGGTGCTGTTCCGGCCGGCGTTGTGGTCGCGCTACCTACCGGTCAGGACCTTGCGCATATTTGCGGCAGAATTCCAGCACCAGGCTGCCTGGCACGGCCTCCGGACGCCCGATGGGACGATCGGAATCACGCTCACCGGATTTCTGAATAAGCCGTTGTTGCTGGAATTGCTGCGCCGCGTGCCGGAAGGAACCTGGGAACTATGCTGTCACCCGGCCTACGAAGATGCGCAATGGCACGCGCTCGGCCCGCGGCCGGGGTCGGGACATCGTGAGCTGGAATTATTTGCCTCCGCGGAATTGCGCCGGTGCGCCGAAAGTCTGGGCATTGAACTGATTTCCTACCCCGAACTCGAGCCGGTGACGCAAAGCGTCGCAGCGTAA